The following coding sequences are from one Treponema primitia ZAS-1 window:
- a CDS encoding tryptophan--tRNA ligase has translation MKKIALTGIKPTGILHIGNYFGAIKPALELAGDYDARYFIADYHALNTVKNPAELSALIRQVAAGWLAAGLDPEKVIFYRQSSVPETFELTTTLMAFTSKGLMNRAHAYKAAVQDNTEKNDDPDAGINMGLFTYPVLMAADIILFDSDVVPVGKDQVQHVEMAQDIAQAINFNYKAEVLKVPQAAVQESVAVVPGLDGRKMSKSYGNTIPLFAPEKELRKLIMRIVTNSQAVEEPKDPEISQIYLLYKLFATAEEQQSLATRYRAGGMGWGEAKEELFRVVNRELTPIRNRFNEIMADPKGLDETLARGAEKARVIAAKTIARLRKATGIDL, from the coding sequence ATGAAAAAGATAGCCCTGACTGGGATTAAGCCTACAGGAATATTACACATAGGGAACTATTTCGGCGCCATCAAGCCGGCGCTGGAATTGGCCGGGGACTACGACGCCCGGTATTTTATCGCCGATTACCACGCCTTAAATACCGTAAAGAACCCGGCGGAATTATCCGCCCTTATCCGGCAGGTCGCCGCGGGGTGGCTTGCAGCCGGGCTGGACCCGGAAAAGGTTATCTTTTACCGCCAAAGTTCCGTCCCCGAAACCTTCGAGCTCACCACCACGCTCATGGCCTTTACCAGCAAGGGTCTTATGAACCGAGCCCACGCTTACAAAGCTGCGGTCCAGGACAATACCGAAAAAAACGACGACCCCGATGCGGGGATCAACATGGGACTCTTTACCTACCCGGTGCTCATGGCGGCGGATATCATCCTCTTTGATTCCGATGTGGTCCCCGTGGGGAAAGACCAGGTTCAGCATGTAGAAATGGCCCAGGATATCGCCCAGGCGATAAACTTTAACTATAAGGCCGAGGTTCTCAAGGTACCCCAGGCGGCGGTACAGGAGTCGGTAGCGGTGGTGCCCGGCCTGGACGGCAGGAAGATGAGCAAAAGCTACGGCAATACCATCCCCCTATTCGCCCCGGAAAAGGAGCTCCGCAAACTTATCATGCGGATCGTTACCAATTCCCAGGCGGTGGAGGAACCCAAGGACCCGGAAATCAGCCAGATATACCTATTATACAAGCTCTTCGCCACAGCGGAGGAACAGCAAAGTCTGGCAACCCGTTATAGGGCAGGGGGCATGGGCTGGGGCGAGGCCAAGGAAGAGCTGTTCCGGGTGGTGAACCGGGAACTTACGCCAATCAGGAACCGGTTCAACGAAATTATGGCGGACCCCAAGGGTCTGGACGAAACCCTGGCGCGTGGCGCGGAGAAAGCCCGGGTAATTGCGGCAAAGACCATCGCACGGCTCCGGAAAGCCACCGGTATTGATCTGTAG